The Bos indicus isolate NIAB-ARS_2022 breed Sahiwal x Tharparkar chromosome X, NIAB-ARS_B.indTharparkar_mat_pri_1.0, whole genome shotgun sequence genome has a window encoding:
- the SCML1 gene encoding sex comb on midleg-like protein 1 isoform X4 — translation MSSGSSEVDVETAVSDTSFNEEQQAVIQDILVYCQAIYDAIQDLDKKFDIIHGKVSKIHRSRCRVKSTWQSRKLHGNRHKNNHQHSRKSKSHKRKRRDCPSSLSLTESYSPTIPTSRRDDDSQSNTLGTSIESHKSPEREQESFFQDQEPDLNQSPTVFTQSYEPYEYMQKEPMQGPSYCSSPRAHNFFPLDQATITPPAAILPDMGPEPIPPPDVVTYPPLFDPQPSRQSISPPYTPSAYAPTSPVRNNPDFFRENLPEDPSFWSVDEVTMFLQDVDPQTFDPLVDLFRDHGIDGKALLLLRSDMMIKYMGLKVGTALKICHYIDRLKRERYIPN, via the exons ATGTCAAGCGGATCTAGTGAAGTTGATGTG GAAACTGCTGTATCTGACACATCTTTCAACGAAGAACAACAAGCAGTAATTCAGGATATCCTTGTTTATTGCCAG GCCATCTATGATGCTATTCAAGACCTGGATAAGAAGTTTGATATTATTCATGGAAAGGTTTCAAAAATTCACCGTTCCCGTTGCCGTGTGAAGTCAACGTGGCAAAGTCGT AAACTACATGGAAATAGACATAAAAATAATCACCAGCATTCTAGAAAGAGCAAAAGCcataaaaggaagagaagggactgTCCCTCTTCATTATCTTTAACTGAAAGTTATAGCCCCACTATACCAACAAGCAGGCGGGATGATGATTCCCAGAGCAACACTTTGGGAACATCTATTGAGTCCCATAAGTCCCCAGAGCGGGAGCAGGAGTCATTCTTCCAGGATCAGGAGCCAGATCTCAACCAGAGCCCCACCGTCTTCACACAATCCTATGAGCCATACGAATACATGCAGAAGGAACCCATGCAGGGACCCTCTTACTGCAGCAGCCCACGGGCCCACAATTTCTTCCCACTGGACCAGGCCACTATAACTCCACCTGCAGCCATACTGCCTGACATGGGACCTGAACCAATACCTCCCCCTGACGTTGTGACCTATCCACCTTTATTTGATCCCCAGCCCTCCAGGCAGAGTATCTCGCCTCCCTACACTCCGAGCGCTTATG CTCCAACTTCACCAGTCAGAAATAACCCGGATTTCTTCAGAGAAAACCTCCCTGAGGACCCCTCATTCTGGTCCGTGGATGAAGTGACCATGTTTCTGCAAGATGTAGATCCTCAGACATTTGATCCCCTGGTTGACCTCTTCAGGGACCAT GGCATTGATGGGAAAGCTCTGCTACTGCTCAGGAGTGACATGATGATAAAGTACATGGGGCTTAAGGTGGGGACAGCCTTGAAGATTTGCCACTATATTGACAGgcttaaaagagaaagatatatccCCAATTGA
- the SCML1 gene encoding sex comb on midleg-like protein 1 isoform X5 produces MSSGSSEVDVIRTRIPAYDDDNTVLYAYEPNTAYFSNQETAVSDTSFNEEQQAVIQDILVYCQAIYDAIQDLDKKFDIIHGKVSKIHRSRCRVKSTWQSRPSRQSISPPYTPSAYAPTSPVRNNPDFFRENLPEDPSFWSVDEVTMFLQDVDPQTFDPLVDLFRDHGIDGKALLLLRSDMMIKYMGLKVGTALKICHYIDRLKRERYIPN; encoded by the exons ATGTCAAGCGGATCTAGTGAAGTTGATGTG ATAAGAACACGAATCCCTGCTTATGATGATGATAACACTGTTCTTTATGCATATGAACCAAATACTGCATATTTCAGTAAT CAGGAAACTGCTGTATCTGACACATCTTTCAACGAAGAACAACAAGCAGTAATTCAGGATATCCTTGTTTATTGCCAG GCCATCTATGATGCTATTCAAGACCTGGATAAGAAGTTTGATATTATTCATGGAAAGGTTTCAAAAATTCACCGTTCCCGTTGCCGTGTGAAGTCAACGTGGCAAAGTCGT CCCTCCAGGCAGAGTATCTCGCCTCCCTACACTCCGAGCGCTTATG CTCCAACTTCACCAGTCAGAAATAACCCGGATTTCTTCAGAGAAAACCTCCCTGAGGACCCCTCATTCTGGTCCGTGGATGAAGTGACCATGTTTCTGCAAGATGTAGATCCTCAGACATTTGATCCCCTGGTTGACCTCTTCAGGGACCAT GGCATTGATGGGAAAGCTCTGCTACTGCTCAGGAGTGACATGATGATAAAGTACATGGGGCTTAAGGTGGGGACAGCCTTGAAGATTTGCCACTATATTGACAGgcttaaaagagaaagatatatccCCAATTGA
- the SCML1 gene encoding sex comb on midleg-like protein 1 isoform X2, which translates to MSSGSSEVDVIRTRIPAYDDDNTVLYAYEPNTAYFSNETAVSDTSFNEEQQAVIQDILVYCQAIYDAIQDLDKKFDIIHGKVSKIHRSRCRVKSTWQSRKLHGNRHKNNHQHSRKSKSHKRKRRDCPSSLSLTESYSPTIPTSRRDDDSQSNTLGTSIESHKSPEREQESFFQDQEPDLNQSPTVFTQSYEPYEYMQKEPMQGPSYCSSPRAHNFFPLDQATITPPAAILPDMGPEPIPPPDVVTYPPLFDPQPSRQSISPPYTPSAYAPTSPVRNNPDFFRENLPEDPSFWSVDEVTMFLQDVDPQTFDPLVDLFRDHGIDGKALLLLRSDMMIKYMGLKVGTALKICHYIDRLKRERYIPN; encoded by the exons ATGTCAAGCGGATCTAGTGAAGTTGATGTG ATAAGAACACGAATCCCTGCTTATGATGATGATAACACTGTTCTTTATGCATATGAACCAAATACTGCATATTTCAGTAAT GAAACTGCTGTATCTGACACATCTTTCAACGAAGAACAACAAGCAGTAATTCAGGATATCCTTGTTTATTGCCAG GCCATCTATGATGCTATTCAAGACCTGGATAAGAAGTTTGATATTATTCATGGAAAGGTTTCAAAAATTCACCGTTCCCGTTGCCGTGTGAAGTCAACGTGGCAAAGTCGT AAACTACATGGAAATAGACATAAAAATAATCACCAGCATTCTAGAAAGAGCAAAAGCcataaaaggaagagaagggactgTCCCTCTTCATTATCTTTAACTGAAAGTTATAGCCCCACTATACCAACAAGCAGGCGGGATGATGATTCCCAGAGCAACACTTTGGGAACATCTATTGAGTCCCATAAGTCCCCAGAGCGGGAGCAGGAGTCATTCTTCCAGGATCAGGAGCCAGATCTCAACCAGAGCCCCACCGTCTTCACACAATCCTATGAGCCATACGAATACATGCAGAAGGAACCCATGCAGGGACCCTCTTACTGCAGCAGCCCACGGGCCCACAATTTCTTCCCACTGGACCAGGCCACTATAACTCCACCTGCAGCCATACTGCCTGACATGGGACCTGAACCAATACCTCCCCCTGACGTTGTGACCTATCCACCTTTATTTGATCCCCAGCCCTCCAGGCAGAGTATCTCGCCTCCCTACACTCCGAGCGCTTATG CTCCAACTTCACCAGTCAGAAATAACCCGGATTTCTTCAGAGAAAACCTCCCTGAGGACCCCTCATTCTGGTCCGTGGATGAAGTGACCATGTTTCTGCAAGATGTAGATCCTCAGACATTTGATCCCCTGGTTGACCTCTTCAGGGACCAT GGCATTGATGGGAAAGCTCTGCTACTGCTCAGGAGTGACATGATGATAAAGTACATGGGGCTTAAGGTGGGGACAGCCTTGAAGATTTGCCACTATATTGACAGgcttaaaagagaaagatatatccCCAATTGA
- the SCML1 gene encoding sex comb on midleg-like protein 1 isoform X1, translating to MSSGSSEVDVIRTRIPAYDDDNTVLYAYEPNTAYFSNQETAVSDTSFNEEQQAVIQDILVYCQAIYDAIQDLDKKFDIIHGKVSKIHRSRCRVKSTWQSRKLHGNRHKNNHQHSRKSKSHKRKRRDCPSSLSLTESYSPTIPTSRRDDDSQSNTLGTSIESHKSPEREQESFFQDQEPDLNQSPTVFTQSYEPYEYMQKEPMQGPSYCSSPRAHNFFPLDQATITPPAAILPDMGPEPIPPPDVVTYPPLFDPQPSRQSISPPYTPSAYAPTSPVRNNPDFFRENLPEDPSFWSVDEVTMFLQDVDPQTFDPLVDLFRDHGIDGKALLLLRSDMMIKYMGLKVGTALKICHYIDRLKRERYIPN from the exons ATGTCAAGCGGATCTAGTGAAGTTGATGTG ATAAGAACACGAATCCCTGCTTATGATGATGATAACACTGTTCTTTATGCATATGAACCAAATACTGCATATTTCAGTAAT CAGGAAACTGCTGTATCTGACACATCTTTCAACGAAGAACAACAAGCAGTAATTCAGGATATCCTTGTTTATTGCCAG GCCATCTATGATGCTATTCAAGACCTGGATAAGAAGTTTGATATTATTCATGGAAAGGTTTCAAAAATTCACCGTTCCCGTTGCCGTGTGAAGTCAACGTGGCAAAGTCGT AAACTACATGGAAATAGACATAAAAATAATCACCAGCATTCTAGAAAGAGCAAAAGCcataaaaggaagagaagggactgTCCCTCTTCATTATCTTTAACTGAAAGTTATAGCCCCACTATACCAACAAGCAGGCGGGATGATGATTCCCAGAGCAACACTTTGGGAACATCTATTGAGTCCCATAAGTCCCCAGAGCGGGAGCAGGAGTCATTCTTCCAGGATCAGGAGCCAGATCTCAACCAGAGCCCCACCGTCTTCACACAATCCTATGAGCCATACGAATACATGCAGAAGGAACCCATGCAGGGACCCTCTTACTGCAGCAGCCCACGGGCCCACAATTTCTTCCCACTGGACCAGGCCACTATAACTCCACCTGCAGCCATACTGCCTGACATGGGACCTGAACCAATACCTCCCCCTGACGTTGTGACCTATCCACCTTTATTTGATCCCCAGCCCTCCAGGCAGAGTATCTCGCCTCCCTACACTCCGAGCGCTTATG CTCCAACTTCACCAGTCAGAAATAACCCGGATTTCTTCAGAGAAAACCTCCCTGAGGACCCCTCATTCTGGTCCGTGGATGAAGTGACCATGTTTCTGCAAGATGTAGATCCTCAGACATTTGATCCCCTGGTTGACCTCTTCAGGGACCAT GGCATTGATGGGAAAGCTCTGCTACTGCTCAGGAGTGACATGATGATAAAGTACATGGGGCTTAAGGTGGGGACAGCCTTGAAGATTTGCCACTATATTGACAGgcttaaaagagaaagatatatccCCAATTGA
- the SCML1 gene encoding sex comb on midleg-like protein 1 isoform X3 produces the protein MSSGSSEVDVQETAVSDTSFNEEQQAVIQDILVYCQAIYDAIQDLDKKFDIIHGKVSKIHRSRCRVKSTWQSRKLHGNRHKNNHQHSRKSKSHKRKRRDCPSSLSLTESYSPTIPTSRRDDDSQSNTLGTSIESHKSPEREQESFFQDQEPDLNQSPTVFTQSYEPYEYMQKEPMQGPSYCSSPRAHNFFPLDQATITPPAAILPDMGPEPIPPPDVVTYPPLFDPQPSRQSISPPYTPSAYAPTSPVRNNPDFFRENLPEDPSFWSVDEVTMFLQDVDPQTFDPLVDLFRDHGIDGKALLLLRSDMMIKYMGLKVGTALKICHYIDRLKRERYIPN, from the exons ATGTCAAGCGGATCTAGTGAAGTTGATGTG CAGGAAACTGCTGTATCTGACACATCTTTCAACGAAGAACAACAAGCAGTAATTCAGGATATCCTTGTTTATTGCCAG GCCATCTATGATGCTATTCAAGACCTGGATAAGAAGTTTGATATTATTCATGGAAAGGTTTCAAAAATTCACCGTTCCCGTTGCCGTGTGAAGTCAACGTGGCAAAGTCGT AAACTACATGGAAATAGACATAAAAATAATCACCAGCATTCTAGAAAGAGCAAAAGCcataaaaggaagagaagggactgTCCCTCTTCATTATCTTTAACTGAAAGTTATAGCCCCACTATACCAACAAGCAGGCGGGATGATGATTCCCAGAGCAACACTTTGGGAACATCTATTGAGTCCCATAAGTCCCCAGAGCGGGAGCAGGAGTCATTCTTCCAGGATCAGGAGCCAGATCTCAACCAGAGCCCCACCGTCTTCACACAATCCTATGAGCCATACGAATACATGCAGAAGGAACCCATGCAGGGACCCTCTTACTGCAGCAGCCCACGGGCCCACAATTTCTTCCCACTGGACCAGGCCACTATAACTCCACCTGCAGCCATACTGCCTGACATGGGACCTGAACCAATACCTCCCCCTGACGTTGTGACCTATCCACCTTTATTTGATCCCCAGCCCTCCAGGCAGAGTATCTCGCCTCCCTACACTCCGAGCGCTTATG CTCCAACTTCACCAGTCAGAAATAACCCGGATTTCTTCAGAGAAAACCTCCCTGAGGACCCCTCATTCTGGTCCGTGGATGAAGTGACCATGTTTCTGCAAGATGTAGATCCTCAGACATTTGATCCCCTGGTTGACCTCTTCAGGGACCAT GGCATTGATGGGAAAGCTCTGCTACTGCTCAGGAGTGACATGATGATAAAGTACATGGGGCTTAAGGTGGGGACAGCCTTGAAGATTTGCCACTATATTGACAGgcttaaaagagaaagatatatccCCAATTGA